Proteins from a single region of Macaca thibetana thibetana isolate TM-01 chromosome 4, ASM2454274v1, whole genome shotgun sequence:
- the IRF4 gene encoding interferon regulatory factor 4 isoform X3 produces MNLEGSGRGAEFGMSAVSCGNGKLRQWLIDQIDSGKYPGLVWENEEKSIFRIPWKHAGKQDYNREEDAALFKAWALFKGKFREGIDKPDPPTWKTRLRCALNKSNDFEELVERSQLDISDPYKVYRIVPEGAKKGAKQLTLEDPQMSMSHPYTMTTPYPSLPAQQVHNYVMPSLDRSWRDYVPDQPHPEIPYQCPVTFGPRGHHWQGPACENDCRLHICLYYREILVKELTTSSPEGCRISHGHTYDASNLDQVLFPYPEDNGQRKNIEKLLGHLERGVVLWMAPDGLYAKRLCQSRIYWDGPLALCSDRPNKLERDQTCKLFDTQQFLSELQAFAHHGRSLPRFQVTLCFGEEFPDPQRQRKLITAHVEPLLARQLYYFAQQNSGHFLRGYDLPEHISNPEDYHRSIRHSSIQE; encoded by the exons ATGAACCTGGAGGGCAGCGGCCGAGGCGCAGAGTTCGGCATGAGCGCGGTGAGCTGCGGCAACGGGAAGCTCCGCCAGTGGCTGATCGACCAGATCGACAGCGGCAAGTACCCCGGGCTGGTGTGGGAGAACGAGGAGAAGAGCATCTTCCGCATCCCCTGGAAGCACGCGGGCAAGCAGGACTACAACCGCGAGGAGGACGCCGCGCTCTTCAAG GCTTGGGCGCTATTTAAAGGAAAGTTCCGAGAAGGCATCGACAAGCCGGACCCTCCTACCTGGAAGACTCGTTTACGATGTGCTCTGAACAAGAGCAATGACTTTGAGGAACTGGTTGAGCGGAGCCAGCTGGACATCTCGGACCCGTACAAAGTGTACAGGATTGTTCCTGAGGGAGCCAAAAAAG GAGCCAAGCAGCTCACCCTGGAGGACCCGCAGATGTCCATGAGCCACCCCTACACCATGACAACGCCTTACCCCTCGCTCCCAGCCCAG CAGGTTCACAACTACGTGATGCCATCCCTTGACCGAAGCTGGAGGGACTATGTCCCAGATCAGCCGCACCCGGAAATCCCGTACCAATGTCCCGTAACGTTCGGACCCCGCGGCCACCACTGGCAAGGCCCAGCTTGTGAAAATG ACTGCCGGCTGCACATCTGCCTGTACTACCGGGAAATCCTCGTGAAGGAGCTGACCACGTCCAGCCCCGAGGGCTGCCGGATCTCCCATGGACATACTTACGACGCCAGCAACCTGGACCAGGTCCTGTTCCCCTACCCAGAGGACAATGGCCAGAGGAAGAACATTGAGAAGCTGCTGGGCCACCTGGAGAGGGGCGTGGTCCTCTGGATGGCCCCCGACGGGCTCTACGCGAAAAGACTCTGCCAGAGCCGGATCTACTGGGACGGGCCCCTGGCGCTGTGCAGCGACCGGCCCAACAAGCTGGAGAGAGACCAGACCTGCAAGCTCTTTGACACGCAGCAGTTTTTGTCAG AGTTGCAAGCGTTTGCTCACCACGGCCGCTCCCTGCCACGATTCCAGGTGACTCTGTGCTTCGGAGAGGAGTTTCCAGACCCTCAGAGGCAAAGGAAGCTCATCACAGCTCAC GTAGAACCTCTGCTCGCCagacaattatattattttgctcAACAAAACAGTGGACATTTCCTGAGGGGCTACGATTTACCGGAACACATCAGCAATCCAGAAGATTACCACAGATCTATCCGCCATTCCTCCATTCAAGAATGA
- the IRF4 gene encoding interferon regulatory factor 4 isoform X2 produces the protein MNLEGSGRGAEFGMSAVSCGNGKLRQWLIDQIDSGKYPGLVWENEEKSIFRIPWKHAGKQDYNREEDAALFKAWALFKGKFREGIDKPDPPTWKTRLRCALNKSNDFEELVERSQLDISDPYKVYRIVPEGAKKGAKQLTLEDPQMSMSHPYTMTTPYPSLPAQVHNYVMPSLDRSWRDYVPDQPHPEIPYQCPVTFGPRGHHWQGPACENGCQVTGTFYACAPPESQAPGIPTEPSIRSAEALALSDCRLHICLYYREILVKELTTSSPEGCRISHGHTYDASNLDQVLFPYPEDNGQRKNIEKLLGHLERGVVLWMAPDGLYAKRLCQSRIYWDGPLALCSDRPNKLERDQTCKLFDTQQFLSELQAFAHHGRSLPRFQVTLCFGEEFPDPQRQRKLITAHVEPLLARQLYYFAQQNSGHFLRGYDLPEHISNPEDYHRSIRHSSIQE, from the exons ATGAACCTGGAGGGCAGCGGCCGAGGCGCAGAGTTCGGCATGAGCGCGGTGAGCTGCGGCAACGGGAAGCTCCGCCAGTGGCTGATCGACCAGATCGACAGCGGCAAGTACCCCGGGCTGGTGTGGGAGAACGAGGAGAAGAGCATCTTCCGCATCCCCTGGAAGCACGCGGGCAAGCAGGACTACAACCGCGAGGAGGACGCCGCGCTCTTCAAG GCTTGGGCGCTATTTAAAGGAAAGTTCCGAGAAGGCATCGACAAGCCGGACCCTCCTACCTGGAAGACTCGTTTACGATGTGCTCTGAACAAGAGCAATGACTTTGAGGAACTGGTTGAGCGGAGCCAGCTGGACATCTCGGACCCGTACAAAGTGTACAGGATTGTTCCTGAGGGAGCCAAAAAAG GAGCCAAGCAGCTCACCCTGGAGGACCCGCAGATGTCCATGAGCCACCCCTACACCATGACAACGCCTTACCCCTCGCTCCCAGCCCAG GTTCACAACTACGTGATGCCATCCCTTGACCGAAGCTGGAGGGACTATGTCCCAGATCAGCCGCACCCGGAAATCCCGTACCAATGTCCCGTAACGTTCGGACCCCGCGGCCACCACTGGCAAGGCCCAGCTTGTGAAAATG GTTGCCAGGTGACAGGAACCTTTTATGCTTGTGCCCCACCTGAGTCCCAGGCTCCAGGAATCCCCACAGAGCCAAGCATAAGGTCTGCCGAAGCCTTGGCGCTCTCAG ACTGCCGGCTGCACATCTGCCTGTACTACCGGGAAATCCTCGTGAAGGAGCTGACCACGTCCAGCCCCGAGGGCTGCCGGATCTCCCATGGACATACTTACGACGCCAGCAACCTGGACCAGGTCCTGTTCCCCTACCCAGAGGACAATGGCCAGAGGAAGAACATTGAGAAGCTGCTGGGCCACCTGGAGAGGGGCGTGGTCCTCTGGATGGCCCCCGACGGGCTCTACGCGAAAAGACTCTGCCAGAGCCGGATCTACTGGGACGGGCCCCTGGCGCTGTGCAGCGACCGGCCCAACAAGCTGGAGAGAGACCAGACCTGCAAGCTCTTTGACACGCAGCAGTTTTTGTCAG AGTTGCAAGCGTTTGCTCACCACGGCCGCTCCCTGCCACGATTCCAGGTGACTCTGTGCTTCGGAGAGGAGTTTCCAGACCCTCAGAGGCAAAGGAAGCTCATCACAGCTCAC GTAGAACCTCTGCTCGCCagacaattatattattttgctcAACAAAACAGTGGACATTTCCTGAGGGGCTACGATTTACCGGAACACATCAGCAATCCAGAAGATTACCACAGATCTATCCGCCATTCCTCCATTCAAGAATGA
- the IRF4 gene encoding interferon regulatory factor 4 isoform X1, with the protein MNLEGSGRGAEFGMSAVSCGNGKLRQWLIDQIDSGKYPGLVWENEEKSIFRIPWKHAGKQDYNREEDAALFKAWALFKGKFREGIDKPDPPTWKTRLRCALNKSNDFEELVERSQLDISDPYKVYRIVPEGAKKGAKQLTLEDPQMSMSHPYTMTTPYPSLPAQQVHNYVMPSLDRSWRDYVPDQPHPEIPYQCPVTFGPRGHHWQGPACENGCQVTGTFYACAPPESQAPGIPTEPSIRSAEALALSDCRLHICLYYREILVKELTTSSPEGCRISHGHTYDASNLDQVLFPYPEDNGQRKNIEKLLGHLERGVVLWMAPDGLYAKRLCQSRIYWDGPLALCSDRPNKLERDQTCKLFDTQQFLSELQAFAHHGRSLPRFQVTLCFGEEFPDPQRQRKLITAHVEPLLARQLYYFAQQNSGHFLRGYDLPEHISNPEDYHRSIRHSSIQE; encoded by the exons ATGAACCTGGAGGGCAGCGGCCGAGGCGCAGAGTTCGGCATGAGCGCGGTGAGCTGCGGCAACGGGAAGCTCCGCCAGTGGCTGATCGACCAGATCGACAGCGGCAAGTACCCCGGGCTGGTGTGGGAGAACGAGGAGAAGAGCATCTTCCGCATCCCCTGGAAGCACGCGGGCAAGCAGGACTACAACCGCGAGGAGGACGCCGCGCTCTTCAAG GCTTGGGCGCTATTTAAAGGAAAGTTCCGAGAAGGCATCGACAAGCCGGACCCTCCTACCTGGAAGACTCGTTTACGATGTGCTCTGAACAAGAGCAATGACTTTGAGGAACTGGTTGAGCGGAGCCAGCTGGACATCTCGGACCCGTACAAAGTGTACAGGATTGTTCCTGAGGGAGCCAAAAAAG GAGCCAAGCAGCTCACCCTGGAGGACCCGCAGATGTCCATGAGCCACCCCTACACCATGACAACGCCTTACCCCTCGCTCCCAGCCCAG CAGGTTCACAACTACGTGATGCCATCCCTTGACCGAAGCTGGAGGGACTATGTCCCAGATCAGCCGCACCCGGAAATCCCGTACCAATGTCCCGTAACGTTCGGACCCCGCGGCCACCACTGGCAAGGCCCAGCTTGTGAAAATG GTTGCCAGGTGACAGGAACCTTTTATGCTTGTGCCCCACCTGAGTCCCAGGCTCCAGGAATCCCCACAGAGCCAAGCATAAGGTCTGCCGAAGCCTTGGCGCTCTCAG ACTGCCGGCTGCACATCTGCCTGTACTACCGGGAAATCCTCGTGAAGGAGCTGACCACGTCCAGCCCCGAGGGCTGCCGGATCTCCCATGGACATACTTACGACGCCAGCAACCTGGACCAGGTCCTGTTCCCCTACCCAGAGGACAATGGCCAGAGGAAGAACATTGAGAAGCTGCTGGGCCACCTGGAGAGGGGCGTGGTCCTCTGGATGGCCCCCGACGGGCTCTACGCGAAAAGACTCTGCCAGAGCCGGATCTACTGGGACGGGCCCCTGGCGCTGTGCAGCGACCGGCCCAACAAGCTGGAGAGAGACCAGACCTGCAAGCTCTTTGACACGCAGCAGTTTTTGTCAG AGTTGCAAGCGTTTGCTCACCACGGCCGCTCCCTGCCACGATTCCAGGTGACTCTGTGCTTCGGAGAGGAGTTTCCAGACCCTCAGAGGCAAAGGAAGCTCATCACAGCTCAC GTAGAACCTCTGCTCGCCagacaattatattattttgctcAACAAAACAGTGGACATTTCCTGAGGGGCTACGATTTACCGGAACACATCAGCAATCCAGAAGATTACCACAGATCTATCCGCCATTCCTCCATTCAAGAATGA